A window of the Haloquadratum walsbyi C23 genome harbors these coding sequences:
- a CDS encoding MFS transporter, whose translation MNGVLSKRWRPVGLVAGWQTAASLCYYSIFAATDFIRDTFELSESLVGLFLAAALIGYTLTLFPSGAAVDGYGERPVMIVGLLGLAIAAIGVSFAPTYLTILIAAGVLGAAYSTAMPASNRGIVANAPAGQANLAMGLKQVGVTTGSAAASIVITGVAAVVVWPVGFWIIALIAGGYALGFTGAYTGKSGSGEVAMPDVWGLMRRQKYLLLVAAGLFIGASIFTMLGYVVLYIVDTVHLGSRMSSFGITATVVGGGVLALTQLTGSAARVVAGDLADRLRNRYINDSQGAAVVATAQLTLGAVLFAALAVGPQSILLVSIVFVGLGLSIHGSTGVFYSCLTDLVDDAELGAATAGGQTAINIGGILTPPLFGIIVEISGYRLAWVLLAGLSGIAAVLLAVIVHISR comes from the coding sequence GTGAACGGTGTCCTCTCCAAGCGGTGGCGACCAGTCGGTCTCGTCGCCGGATGGCAGACTGCTGCGAGTCTATGTTATTATAGCATCTTTGCAGCGACTGATTTCATTCGCGATACATTCGAGCTTTCAGAATCGCTTGTTGGATTATTTCTTGCTGCAGCGTTGATTGGATACACACTTACCCTGTTTCCAAGCGGGGCTGCTGTGGATGGCTATGGGGAGCGCCCCGTGATGATTGTTGGACTTCTTGGGCTCGCGATTGCAGCAATCGGCGTTTCATTTGCTCCAACATATCTCACAATTCTAATTGCGGCTGGGGTGCTTGGTGCTGCATACTCAACAGCAATGCCAGCTTCAAATCGTGGTATTGTTGCTAATGCTCCTGCTGGACAAGCAAACCTTGCAATGGGGCTAAAACAAGTTGGTGTCACAACGGGAAGTGCAGCGGCATCAATTGTCATCACTGGCGTCGCTGCAGTCGTGGTGTGGCCGGTCGGGTTTTGGATAATCGCTCTTATTGCGGGTGGGTACGCACTCGGGTTCACTGGGGCATACACTGGTAAGTCTGGCTCAGGAGAGGTTGCAATGCCGGATGTATGGGGATTGATGAGACGTCAAAAATATCTGTTACTCGTTGCTGCTGGATTATTTATTGGTGCGTCGATCTTTACGATGCTTGGATATGTTGTATTATATATTGTTGATACCGTACATCTCGGTTCGCGTATGAGCAGTTTTGGTATCACTGCTACTGTTGTTGGAGGTGGCGTGCTTGCACTGACACAACTTACCGGTAGCGCTGCTCGTGTCGTAGCTGGAGATCTTGCTGATCGCTTACGCAATCGTTATATAAATGATTCACAGGGAGCCGCAGTCGTCGCAACTGCTCAACTGACTCTGGGGGCGGTACTGTTTGCTGCGCTTGCAGTCGGTCCACAATCGATATTACTTGTAAGCATCGTATTTGTCGGTCTTGGATTATCAATTCACGGCTCCACGGGTGTGTTTTATTCTTGTCTGACAGATCTCGTTGATGATGCTGAACTTGGTGCTGCGACTGCAGGGGGGCAGACAGCAATCAATATCGGTGGTATCTTGACACCACCATTATTTGGGATCATTGTCGAAATATCAGGATATCGTCTTGCGTGGGTCCTACTTGCAGGGCTGAGTGGAATTGCAGCAGTTCTTCTGGCAGTTATTGTACATATCAGCCGGTAG
- a CDS encoding hemolysin family protein: protein MGLSPSLSLFIGQLAPIPVTQTTITVAGAFVIFLLIGFSAFFSSSEIAMFSLAKHRVDALVDDNVPGADVVDELKSNPHRLLVTILVGNNIVNIAMSSLATALVSLYFDPGSAVLVSTFGITSLVLLFGESAPKSYAVEHTESWALRIARPLKYSEYVLLPLVIVFDRLTRIINRITGGRSEIETSYVTRDEIQDLIQTGEREGVIEEDEREMLDRIFQFNQTIVKEVMTPRLDMTAVAKDATIEEAIETCVHSDHERIPVYDGNLDNVIGTVTVRDLVREKHYGEGDIPLTDIVQPTLHVPESKNVDELLTEIQDNRLRMVIVIDEFGTTEGLVTLEDMVEEIVGDILEDDEEEAFEFIDTNETLVRGEVNIDEVNDELELDLPEGEEFETLAGFIFNRVGRLVEEGEQITFDNITICIEQVDNTRIMKARVITPDSSTTKEHSESQSESQPGLETAPPDDNIADSDPDSRPESDSDEDLTSTQDIEAE, encoded by the coding sequence ATGGGCTTATCCCCGTCACTCTCACTCTTCATTGGTCAACTCGCCCCGATTCCGGTCACGCAGACGACAATTACAGTCGCTGGTGCATTTGTAATTTTTTTGCTGATCGGCTTCTCCGCGTTCTTTTCCTCATCGGAGATTGCAATGTTTTCGCTTGCGAAACATCGTGTTGATGCCCTCGTCGATGATAATGTTCCTGGTGCTGATGTTGTCGATGAACTTAAATCAAACCCGCATCGACTGCTTGTGACCATTCTTGTTGGCAACAATATTGTCAATATCGCAATGTCATCACTCGCGACAGCGCTTGTGAGTCTGTACTTTGACCCTGGATCAGCGGTGTTGGTGTCAACATTTGGCATTACATCACTTGTGTTACTCTTCGGCGAGAGCGCACCAAAATCATATGCTGTTGAACACACGGAATCATGGGCATTACGGATTGCCCGACCACTCAAATACTCTGAATATGTATTACTTCCGCTTGTTATTGTGTTTGACCGTCTCACTCGTATTATAAATCGCATTACTGGTGGTCGATCTGAGATTGAGACATCATATGTCACTCGTGATGAAATTCAAGATCTCATCCAAACAGGTGAACGAGAAGGTGTTATTGAGGAAGATGAGCGAGAGATGCTCGATCGTATTTTTCAGTTCAATCAAACAATCGTTAAAGAAGTAATGACACCTCGACTCGATATGACGGCTGTCGCAAAAGATGCAACAATTGAAGAGGCAATCGAGACGTGTGTCCACTCTGATCATGAACGGATTCCTGTTTATGATGGTAATCTTGATAATGTCATCGGCACTGTGACTGTTCGCGATCTTGTTCGGGAGAAGCACTATGGTGAGGGTGATATACCTTTGACCGACATTGTCCAGCCAACATTACACGTGCCGGAATCAAAAAACGTTGATGAGCTTCTTACTGAGATTCAGGATAATCGGCTCCGAATGGTCATTGTTATTGACGAATTTGGGACAACAGAAGGGCTTGTGACGCTTGAGGATATGGTTGAGGAGATTGTCGGCGATATTCTTGAAGACGATGAAGAAGAGGCATTTGAATTTATTGATACCAATGAGACACTCGTTCGCGGGGAAGTAAATATTGATGAGGTCAATGATGAACTTGAACTTGATCTTCCTGAAGGCGAGGAGTTCGAAACGCTTGCTGGATTTATTTTCAACCGAGTTGGACGCTTAGTTGAGGAAGGCGAGCAGATCACCTTCGATAATATCACCATCTGTATTGAGCAGGTTGATAACACACGAATCATGAAAGCACGTGTTATTACTCCTGATTCATCTACCACAAAGGAGCACTCTGAATCACAATCAGAGTCGCAACCAGGACTAGAAACAGCACCTCCCGACGATAATATCGCAGACTCAGACCCAGACTCCCGACCAGAATCTGACTCAGACGAAGACTTGACATCGACACAGGATATCGAGGCTGAATAA
- a CDS encoding DUF7859 family protein, whose protein sequence is MLFRERAYIDIIVGQVDTAIEFMVSHPALVGLLALLLGFVFFSYLFIRRILTGLREGYDEAYREN, encoded by the coding sequence ATGCTCTTTCGAGAGCGAGCATACATCGATATAATTGTTGGACAGGTTGACACCGCTATTGAGTTCATGGTGTCACATCCAGCACTCGTTGGATTGCTCGCATTGCTGCTTGGATTTGTCTTCTTCTCATATCTATTCATCAGACGGATACTTACTGGGCTTCGTGAAGGGTATGATGAAGCTTATCGGGAGAATTAA
- the metX gene encoding homoserine O-acetyltransferase MetX — protein sequence MKAQSGTASLGRFDFACGDEIESLEVAYEAYGEFNGDNAVLLCHALTGSQNVAGYTDEETDGQARAWWNDIVGPGKAIDTTEYYVVCANVPGSCYGTTGPASTDPEGEVYGTDFPPVTVQDWTRAQRQVLDTLGVGRLHAVAGGSVGGMNALDWARQYPDDAECIIAVAAAPRLDAQSLALDAIARRAITTDPNWNNGDYYDAETTPTDGLAIARQIGHVMYLSKSSMQQKFARRAAGRDARRDSFPVDPAAAFFPYRDVESYLDYQAEKFVDRFDPNSYLYLTRAMDDYDLAEGYEDDARAIAAFEGETLLISFTGDWHFTTEQSEALAEAFRSVSTPVAHHVIESDHGHDAFLVEPDKVGPPLRDFLADGINGRAVHDTADSNADNDSGFAPVHASLFSQ from the coding sequence ATGAAAGCCCAGAGTGGAACGGCGAGTCTTGGGCGGTTCGACTTCGCCTGTGGTGATGAAATCGAGTCGCTTGAGGTTGCATACGAAGCATACGGTGAGTTTAATGGTGATAATGCAGTTTTACTTTGTCACGCACTCACCGGCAGTCAAAATGTTGCTGGTTATACTGATGAGGAAACAGATGGTCAAGCCCGCGCCTGGTGGAACGATATTGTTGGACCAGGAAAGGCAATCGACACAACAGAATATTATGTTGTTTGTGCAAATGTTCCTGGATCATGCTACGGAACGACCGGTCCAGCATCAACAGATCCAGAAGGTGAAGTTTATGGAACAGACTTTCCACCGGTCACGGTCCAAGATTGGACTCGAGCACAACGTCAGGTTCTCGATACTCTCGGTGTCGGCCGACTTCATGCTGTTGCTGGTGGGAGCGTTGGTGGAATGAACGCACTCGATTGGGCAAGGCAATATCCAGATGACGCTGAATGTATTATTGCTGTTGCCGCTGCACCGCGACTTGACGCACAGTCACTCGCACTCGATGCAATCGCCCGTCGAGCCATTACGACTGACCCCAATTGGAATAATGGAGATTACTATGACGCTGAGACAACACCGACAGATGGTCTTGCAATTGCCCGTCAGATCGGGCATGTGATGTACCTCTCAAAATCATCAATGCAACAAAAATTCGCCCGTCGGGCAGCCGGTCGTGATGCCCGTCGCGACTCATTCCCCGTCGATCCAGCAGCAGCATTCTTTCCATACCGTGATGTTGAGTCGTATCTCGATTATCAAGCTGAGAAGTTTGTTGATCGATTCGATCCAAATTCATATCTATATCTCACACGCGCAATGGACGATTATGACCTTGCAGAGGGGTATGAAGATGATGCTCGCGCCATTGCTGCCTTTGAGGGTGAGACATTGCTGATATCATTCACTGGAGATTGGCATTTTACAACTGAGCAATCTGAAGCGCTTGCTGAGGCGTTTCGGTCTGTATCGACACCGGTTGCACATCATGTGATTGAATCTGACCATGGGCATGATGCGTTTTTAGTCGAACCTGACAAAGTTGGACCCCCACTGCGAGATTTCCTCGCTGATGGTATCAACGGACGAGCAGTACATGACACGGCTGACTCAAATGCCGATAATGACAGCGGATTTGCGCCAGTCCATGCATCATTATTCAGTCAGTAA
- a CDS encoding single-stranded-DNA-specific exonuclease RecJ: MTVSADTVSESDTIPVPELEQKATACAKRLRAAERVLVASHIDADGLTSAAIAVQALKRADIPCEAVFANQLDAGEVKRIAASKYDTVLFTDFGSGQLDIIDPYVRNGDFEAVIADHHQPAMTHDDNPAFSLQYHLNPLLVGIDGASQLSGAGASYILAQALEGDTTETDNRDLAALAVVGAVGDMQSSTDGLTGANAAIVEQGIAAGVIEETTDILIYGRQTRPLPKLLEYANDVQIPGITNNESGVAAFLDDIDIPIRSDGEWRRWIDLTMDERQTVVSGLLNRAIASGVSAEQVNDLVGTTYTLTTEAPGTELRDVSEFSTLLNATARYSRADVGLAVCLGNRDAALTEARHLLQTHRQNLSEGLQWVTAEGTTTESNVQWFDAGGRIRETIVGIIAGMAVGAEGIRDDLPILAFAEKSETKLKVSARGSQQLVRNGLDLSTVMQEAASAVGGEGGGHDIAAGATIPINERSAFLEIVDKTVGEQL, from the coding sequence GTGACTGTAAGCGCGGATACGGTATCGGAATCAGACACTATTCCGGTTCCAGAACTTGAACAAAAAGCAACTGCCTGTGCGAAGCGTCTCCGCGCAGCAGAGCGTGTTCTCGTTGCCTCACATATTGACGCTGACGGATTAACAAGTGCTGCGATTGCAGTACAGGCACTCAAACGGGCTGATATTCCGTGTGAAGCAGTATTTGCAAATCAGCTTGATGCCGGTGAAGTTAAGCGAATTGCAGCGAGTAAGTATGATACAGTCTTGTTCACCGACTTTGGAAGTGGACAGCTTGATATCATTGATCCATATGTTAGGAATGGAGATTTTGAGGCGGTCATCGCTGACCATCATCAGCCAGCGATGACTCATGATGATAATCCAGCCTTTTCATTACAATATCATCTAAATCCACTGTTGGTTGGGATTGATGGGGCGAGTCAGCTTTCAGGAGCAGGTGCGAGTTATATTCTTGCACAAGCACTTGAGGGTGACACTACAGAGACCGATAATCGTGATCTCGCTGCTCTTGCAGTTGTCGGGGCAGTCGGTGATATGCAAAGTTCCACAGATGGACTTACCGGTGCGAACGCAGCGATTGTTGAACAGGGAATAGCTGCTGGGGTGATTGAAGAAACTACGGATATTCTTATATATGGTCGTCAGACCCGTCCACTTCCGAAACTCCTTGAGTACGCAAATGATGTCCAAATCCCAGGAATCACAAATAACGAATCTGGTGTTGCAGCGTTCCTCGACGATATTGATATTCCAATACGATCAGATGGTGAGTGGCGTCGATGGATTGACCTGACAATGGATGAACGTCAGACCGTTGTGAGCGGACTGTTGAACCGCGCAATCGCGTCTGGTGTTTCGGCTGAACAGGTGAATGATCTTGTTGGAACAACATATACGCTCACTACAGAAGCGCCTGGCACAGAATTACGCGATGTAAGCGAGTTCTCGACGTTACTGAATGCGACTGCACGATACAGCAGAGCTGATGTTGGGCTTGCAGTGTGTCTTGGGAATCGTGACGCAGCACTAACCGAGGCTCGTCATTTGCTGCAGACGCATCGACAGAATCTTTCAGAGGGACTGCAGTGGGTTACCGCAGAGGGGACAACGACTGAATCAAATGTGCAGTGGTTTGATGCTGGTGGGCGGATTCGCGAGACAATCGTCGGTATTATCGCTGGAATGGCAGTCGGTGCTGAGGGAATTCGGGATGATCTTCCCATTTTAGCGTTCGCTGAGAAGTCAGAAACGAAACTAAAGGTGAGTGCACGTGGATCACAGCAGCTTGTTCGTAATGGGCTTGACCTCTCAACAGTGATGCAAGAGGCAGCAAGCGCTGTTGGTGGTGAGGGCGGTGGGCATGATATCGCGGCAGGGGCAACAATCCCGATAAATGAACGTTCAGCATTTCTTGAAATAGTTGACAAGACTGTCGGTGAGCAATTATAA
- the ligA gene encoding NAD-dependent DNA ligase LigA has translation MSTTISDSIASMISRINDIVITVVPSGDSNDSHRHSQIICDGGRTIQPLDDSSETTLAYADPNNSYLNNIDGDFRPIEQLSEEAAVEQATQLREAIREHDYQYYIRASPIIADRAYDILFDRLQALEDIFNLDTGASPTRRVGGEPLDELETVEHVTSMLSIDQSTAVDSVRDFDERVRDVVGDLEYICEPKFDGLSVEVIYEDGEYIRAATRGDGNRGDDVTAQVETIGAVPLKLHGDYPSYLAVRGEVYMPKAGFREYNRERIECDEKPFANPRNAAAGTLRQLDPGVVAERPLSCFFYDILDATELPPDQWTTLSDLQSWGLRTNDRISRVDSIDDAIAYRDQLKAARAELNYEIDGTVIKVNDRGNREILGATSRSVRWAFAYKFPPRAEITHITDIVVQVGRTGRLTPVALLDPVDVGGVTVSRASLHNPEEIKRLSVNSGDEVRVRRAGDVIPEVAEVTQKRATGTFNFPNQCPICHSSVEQDGPLAFCTGGLTCDAQLVRTIVHYGSRSALDIDGLGEQRVEQLVEAGIIGELADLYTLSVADLSKLDGWGTTSAENLIQAISETQTPSLTDFLVGLGIPEVGPTIARNLAGTFNNFDAIIDADEAALREIEDIGPTVSTHISEFFTNEQNRAAIDNLLSAGVTPQTQQSTATTNAPLSDLTFVFTGSLSVPRTTATTYIERHGGNATGSVSTNTDYLVIGDNPGSTKRIDAERNDVPEINETEFTELLAEHDDTLTWPP, from the coding sequence ATGTCTACAACAATCTCCGATTCAATTGCCTCGATGATATCTCGCATCAATGATATTGTTATCACTGTTGTGCCATCAGGTGATTCCAATGACTCTCATCGGCACTCACAGATTATCTGTGATGGCGGTCGGACTATCCAACCGCTAGATGATAGTAGCGAAACGACCCTTGCGTACGCGGACCCAAATAACTCATATCTAAACAATATAGACGGTGACTTCCGCCCAATTGAACAACTCTCAGAGGAAGCTGCTGTCGAACAGGCAACACAACTCCGCGAGGCAATCAGAGAGCATGATTATCAATATTATATAAGAGCGTCACCCATCATCGCCGATCGAGCGTATGATATACTATTTGACCGCCTTCAGGCGCTTGAAGATATATTTAATCTCGATACCGGAGCAAGTCCGACACGTCGTGTCGGTGGTGAACCACTTGATGAACTTGAGACAGTGGAACATGTTACATCGATGCTTTCGATTGACCAATCAACGGCTGTTGATTCGGTTCGAGACTTCGATGAGCGCGTTCGCGATGTCGTTGGTGATTTGGAGTATATCTGTGAGCCGAAATTTGATGGTCTCTCTGTTGAGGTTATCTATGAAGATGGCGAGTATATCCGTGCAGCAACGCGTGGTGATGGCAATCGTGGTGATGATGTGACTGCGCAAGTGGAGACAATTGGTGCAGTTCCACTCAAACTTCACGGCGATTATCCCTCATATCTTGCTGTTCGCGGGGAAGTATATATGCCAAAAGCGGGATTTCGTGAGTATAATCGCGAACGAATTGAATGTGATGAGAAACCATTTGCGAATCCTCGAAACGCTGCTGCTGGGACGCTTCGACAACTTGACCCAGGTGTTGTTGCTGAGCGACCATTGTCTTGTTTTTTTTATGATATTCTTGATGCAACAGAGCTCCCACCTGATCAATGGACAACACTGAGTGACTTACAGTCATGGGGGCTTCGGACAAATGATCGAATCAGTCGTGTCGACTCAATTGATGATGCAATTGCATATCGAGACCAACTCAAAGCAGCACGGGCAGAGCTAAATTATGAGATTGATGGTACTGTAATCAAGGTCAATGACCGTGGTAATAGAGAGATACTTGGAGCGACAAGCCGATCAGTCCGGTGGGCATTCGCATATAAATTCCCTCCTCGCGCGGAGATTACACACATTACAGACATTGTCGTCCAAGTCGGACGAACAGGACGATTAACACCTGTGGCGTTACTTGACCCAGTGGATGTCGGCGGTGTTACTGTATCACGTGCATCACTACACAATCCTGAAGAAATTAAGCGGCTCAGCGTGAATAGTGGTGACGAGGTGCGGGTTCGTCGGGCTGGCGACGTCATTCCGGAGGTTGCTGAGGTGACACAGAAACGTGCAACGGGTACATTTAATTTTCCGAATCAGTGTCCAATCTGTCACAGTTCTGTTGAACAAGATGGACCCTTAGCCTTCTGCACAGGTGGGCTCACATGTGATGCACAACTCGTCCGGACAATCGTTCATTATGGAAGCCGTTCAGCACTAGATATTGACGGACTTGGCGAACAGCGAGTTGAGCAACTTGTCGAGGCAGGTATCATTGGAGAACTCGCTGATCTATATACACTCTCAGTTGCAGATCTGTCTAAACTTGATGGCTGGGGCACGACAAGCGCAGAAAATCTTATCCAAGCTATTTCGGAAACGCAGACACCATCACTCACAGACTTTCTTGTTGGTCTTGGTATCCCAGAAGTGGGCCCGACTATTGCACGGAATCTCGCAGGAACATTTAATAATTTTGATGCTATTATTGATGCTGATGAAGCTGCTCTCCGCGAGATTGAGGATATTGGTCCGACTGTTTCAACGCATATTTCGGAATTTTTTACAAATGAACAGAATCGCGCCGCTATTGATAATCTCCTGTCAGCAGGCGTTACCCCGCAGACACAGCAGTCAACTGCAACGACAAATGCACCACTCTCTGATCTGACATTTGTATTCACCGGCTCACTTTCAGTCCCACGCACAACAGCAACAACATATATTGAACGGCATGGGGGAAATGCGACGGGAAGTGTCTCAACTAACACTGATTATCTGGTTATTGGCGATAATCCTGGCAGCACAAAACGGATTGACGCTGAGCGAAATGATGTACCTGAGATTAACGAGACGGAATTTACAGAACTACTTGCAGAGCACGATGACACCCTCACCTGGCCTCCATAG
- a CDS encoding O-acetylhomoserine aminocarboxypropyltransferase/cysteine synthase family protein, with amino-acid sequence MTDGFKTRSLHAGQDPDETTGARAPPLHQTTSYVFEDAETAADLYALAPDADGDVYSRISNPTVRTLEDRLAALEGGVAAVATASGMAALDAATSVLARAGNNIVVAADMYGGTATYFRQMATRRGITIRTVDTLAYDEYTEEIDSETAFVHVETIANPSLKTPDIERIADIAHNAETPLVVDNTFATPALSRPIEYGADIIWESTTKWLHGSGTTVGGILVDGGTFPWEHADYDELSGENPTFGIDFVDRYGAAAFAHVARQRALRTLGNQQSPFDAWQTLQGLETLPLRMERHCANAKTVAIFLRNHNDVAWVSYPGFEDHPTHDKATQYLGTDIVESGYGGMLTFGLEGGFEVAKRTCEETSVISFLANVGDAKTLIIHPASTTHAQLSAEEQQAAGLTPDMLRLSVGLEDPDDIIDDLNQAIHSATMQSEDYTRREGTHTNLAHTTDKRTDSDSNTRQTDTEVASSE; translated from the coding sequence ATGACTGATGGGTTCAAAACCCGGAGCCTGCATGCCGGGCAGGACCCGGATGAGACAACAGGAGCACGTGCGCCACCGCTTCATCAGACGACTTCGTATGTGTTTGAGGATGCTGAAACAGCCGCAGATCTATATGCGCTTGCACCGGATGCTGACGGTGATGTATATTCACGAATTTCAAATCCAACTGTCCGTACTCTTGAGGATCGACTAGCGGCACTTGAAGGAGGTGTTGCTGCCGTCGCAACCGCGTCCGGAATGGCTGCACTTGATGCAGCGACAAGTGTCCTTGCACGCGCTGGGAATAATATCGTGGTTGCTGCAGATATGTACGGTGGTACAGCAACATATTTCCGACAAATGGCGACTCGCCGGGGGATTACAATCCGAACCGTCGATACGCTTGCATATGATGAGTACACTGAGGAAATCGACAGTGAGACTGCTTTCGTTCACGTTGAGACAATCGCAAATCCATCGTTGAAAACGCCAGATATCGAGCGAATTGCCGATATTGCACATAACGCTGAGACACCACTTGTCGTCGACAATACATTCGCAACACCGGCATTGTCGCGACCGATTGAGTATGGTGCAGATATTATCTGGGAATCAACGACAAAATGGCTTCATGGATCTGGGACGACGGTCGGTGGGATTCTCGTTGACGGCGGAACATTCCCGTGGGAGCATGCTGATTATGATGAGCTGTCAGGCGAGAACCCTACATTCGGGATCGATTTTGTTGATCGATACGGAGCAGCCGCCTTCGCACATGTCGCTCGCCAGCGTGCACTTCGGACGCTTGGTAACCAACAATCACCATTTGATGCATGGCAGACACTTCAGGGTCTTGAGACTCTCCCACTTCGGATGGAGCGTCACTGTGCAAATGCGAAGACGGTCGCTATATTCCTTCGCAATCACAATGATGTGGCATGGGTTTCATATCCAGGGTTCGAAGATCATCCAACGCATGACAAAGCAACACAATATCTTGGGACAGATATTGTCGAATCAGGCTATGGTGGGATGCTTACCTTTGGACTTGAGGGCGGATTCGAGGTTGCAAAGCGGACTTGTGAGGAAACATCAGTAATATCATTCCTTGCAAATGTTGGCGATGCAAAGACACTGATTATTCATCCAGCATCAACAACACACGCACAGTTGAGCGCTGAGGAACAGCAAGCAGCCGGACTCACGCCTGACATGCTCCGATTATCAGTTGGGCTTGAGGATCCTGATGATATTATCGATGATCTTAATCAAGCAATCCACTCAGCAACAATGCAATCAGAGGACTATACTCGTCGTGAGGGCACACACACGAATCTAGCTCATACCACAGACAAAAGAACCGATAGCGACTCAAATACGCGTCAAACAGACACAGAGGTGGCTTCTTCGGAATGA
- a CDS encoding inorganic phosphate transporter yields MVGVGTVLTLSIAASASLFMAWSIGAGSSGSTPFAPAVGANAISIMRAGFIVGLLGLAGAVLQGANVTQAVGSELVIGNVLTATASIVALLTAAALVAVGVFAGYPIATAFTVTGAVVGVGLANGGSPAIVKYQEIIALWTLTPIVGGGIAYTTARALRHEVVVEQIAIPALAGLVGALVANIRFAALGGERGRSVAGAGAETIPLGADGGNVVLGSLIITMGFALISTALVYQDMKQDTARGQRRFLLVLGGLVAFSAGGSQVGLALGPLVPLLDVIVIPLPVVLLGGGIGLLIGSWTGAPRMIKALAQDYSSLGPRRSIAAMIPSFAIAQTAVALGIPVSFNEIIVSAIIGSGYAAGGSDVSREKMVKTVFAWISSLALAFALSYIIFTLIDII; encoded by the coding sequence ATGGTCGGAGTTGGAACGGTTTTAACGCTCAGTATTGCTGCGTCGGCAAGTCTGTTTATGGCATGGTCAATTGGTGCCGGGTCCTCAGGCTCAACACCATTTGCGCCAGCAGTCGGCGCAAACGCGATCTCAATTATGCGGGCTGGCTTCATCGTTGGACTACTTGGGCTTGCTGGTGCTGTTTTACAAGGAGCAAATGTGACACAAGCAGTCGGGTCCGAGCTTGTAATTGGTAATGTACTCACTGCAACAGCATCGATTGTGGCGTTACTCACCGCTGCGGCGCTTGTGGCGGTCGGTGTGTTCGCCGGGTATCCAATCGCGACCGCATTCACTGTCACAGGGGCTGTAGTCGGTGTGGGTCTTGCAAATGGTGGGTCGCCGGCGATAGTAAAATATCAAGAGATTATAGCACTATGGACGCTCACACCGATTGTTGGCGGTGGAATCGCATACACAACTGCCCGAGCACTGAGACATGAAGTCGTTGTTGAGCAGATAGCTATTCCAGCTCTTGCAGGACTCGTCGGAGCACTCGTTGCAAATATTCGATTTGCAGCACTCGGAGGTGAGCGTGGGCGGTCAGTCGCAGGTGCTGGCGCTGAAACCATACCGCTCGGAGCAGACGGAGGAAATGTTGTACTTGGATCGCTCATTATTACGATGGGATTTGCACTGATCAGCACAGCATTGGTCTATCAGGATATGAAACAGGATACGGCGCGTGGACAGCGGCGGTTTTTGCTTGTTCTCGGCGGGCTTGTTGCGTTCTCAGCCGGTGGGAGTCAAGTCGGGCTTGCACTTGGACCACTCGTGCCACTTCTGGATGTGATTGTCATTCCATTACCAGTTGTACTTCTTGGTGGAGGGATTGGACTTCTTATTGGGTCATGGACTGGGGCCCCTCGGATGATCAAAGCACTCGCACAGGATTACTCTTCACTTGGACCACGCCGATCAATCGCTGCGATGATTCCATCATTTGCAATTGCACAGACTGCGGTTGCACTCGGGATTCCGGTTTCATTCAATGAAATTATCGTCAGCGCAATCATCGGAAGCGGCTATGCTGCTGGTGGATCTGATGTAAGTCGGGAAAAAATGGTCAAGACGGTGTTTGCATGGATTAGCTCGCTTGCACTCGCGTTTGCGCTCTCATATATTATATTTACTCTAATTGATATTATATGA
- a CDS encoding glutathione S-transferase N-terminal domain-containing protein encodes MSADSTNSDVSITVYRLEACPFCERVIRLLEELELSYHSRFVEPMHSDRDVVKRISGKRTVPALVDTNTGVVMSESGNIVTYLEQTYGSDSTASIEKPVEGV; translated from the coding sequence ATGAGTGCAGATAGTACCAACAGTGATGTGTCAATCACAGTGTATCGACTGGAAGCATGTCCGTTCTGTGAGCGTGTGATTCGTCTACTTGAGGAACTTGAGCTATCATATCATTCGCGCTTCGTCGAACCAATGCATTCAGACCGTGATGTGGTTAAACGGATATCAGGAAAACGAACCGTTCCAGCATTGGTTGATACCAATACCGGCGTGGTGATGTCAGAATCAGGAAATATTGTCACATATCTAGAGCAGACATATGGGTCTGACTCCACAGCGAGCATTGAAAAGCCGGTGGAGGGCGTCTGA